One Prunus dulcis chromosome 7, ALMONDv2, whole genome shotgun sequence DNA segment encodes these proteins:
- the LOC117634272 gene encoding peroxiredoxin-2 encodes MAPIAVGDVIPDGTLSHFDEEDKVQAVNIHSLAAGKKVILFGVPGAFTPTCSLKHVPGFIEKADELKSKGVDKILCLSVNDPFVMKAWAKSFPENKHVLFLADGSAKYTHDLGLELDLSEKGLGTRSRRFALLVDDLKVKAANIESGGEFTVSSADDILKAL; translated from the exons ATGGCTCCGATTGCAGTCGGCGATGTGATACCGGACGGTACTCTGTCTCACTTCGACGAGGAGGACAAGGTCCAAGCGGTCAACATCCACTCTCTCGCCGCCGGTAAAAAAGTCATCCTCTTTGGCGTCCCCGGTGCCTTCACCCCAACTTGCAG ttTGAAGCATGTGCCTGGATTCATTGAGAAGGCAGACGAGCTTAAATCAAAGGGTGTTGACAAAATTCTGTGTCTTAGCG TGAATGACCCCTTTGTGATGAAGGCTTGGGCTAAATCATTCCCTGAGAACAAGCATGTCCTTTTCCTTGCTGATGGCTCAGCAAAATACACCCATGATCTTGGCCTTGAGCTTGACCTTTCGGAGAAAGGACTTGGAACTCGTTCTAGGAGGTTTGCTCTCCTAGTCGATGACCTCAAGGTGAAGGCTGCAAATATTGAAAGCGGAGGAGAATTTACCGTCTCCAGTGCTGATGATATCCTCAAGGCTCTTTGA